The stretch of DNA ACAAAAATTGAAGCTGCTGGTGGTACAGTAGAGGTGATCTAATGTTTGAGACTCTTAAGAGTGTTTTCAAAGTAAAGGAAATGAGAAGAAAGCTTCTCTATCTGATCTGGATGATATTCGTGATCAGAATCGGATCCCAGCTTCCTGTACCGGGAGTCGACAGTGACTTCTTTAAGCAGTGGTTTGAATCTAATACCGGTGACGCATTCAATTTCTTTGATGCGTTCACCGGCGGTTCCTTTACTCAGATGTCAATTTTTGCATTGAACATCACACCTTACATTACTTCTTCCATTATCATTCAGCTTCTTACCATTGCCATTCCGGCACTGGAAGAGATGCAGCGTGACGGAGAAGAAGGAAGAAAAAAGCTTACAGCAATCACACGTTATGTAACGGTTGGTCTTGCTCTGTTTGAGTCTGTTGCCATGGCAATCGGATTCGGACGTCAGGGTATGATCCCGAACATGAACTTCCTTAAAGGAGTCGTAGTTGTTGCAAGTTTAACAGCGGGTTCCGCAATGCTTATGTGGTTGGGCGAGCGTATTACAGAGAAGGGCATTGGAAATGGTATTTCCATCGTCCTGACTATCAATATCGTGTCCAGGATCCCGAGTGATATGTCCCTTCTTTATGAGAACTTCGTCAAGGGCAAAACAATTGCAAAAGGAATGCTTGCAGCCTGCATCATTGCTGTGATTATTCTGTTTGTTGTAGTGCTCGTACTTATCCTCAACGGAGCAGAGAGAAGAATTCCGGTTCAGTATTCCAGAAAGATGGTTGGACGTAAAATGATGGGCGGTCAGTCCACAAACATCCCGCTCAAGGTAAATACTGCCGGCGTTATCCCGGTTATTTTTGCTTCTTCTATCATGTCTTTCCCGTCGATCATTGCTCAGTTCGCTGGCAAAGGAAACGGAACGGGCATCGGAAGTGAGATATTAAGAGGACTTTCCTCCAATAACTGGTGTAATCCAAGTCAGATCCAGTACAGCTGGGGTCTGATCGTGTATGTAGTACTTTGCGTATTTTTCGCATACTTCTATACATCAATTACCTTTAATCCGTTGGAAGTAGCCGATAATATCAAAAAGCAGGGCGGTTTTATCCCAGGCATCCGTCCGGGAAAACCGACTTCAGATTATTTGACTAAAATCCTGAATTATATTATATTTATAGGTGCAGTAGGTCTTGTTATCGTGGCCGTTATACCGTTCTTCTTCAACGGTGTGTTCGGTGCGGATGTTTCCTTCGGCGGTACATCTATCATCATCATCGTAGGTGTTATCCTGGAGACCGTTAAGCAGGTGGAATCTCAGCTGCTTGTGCGTAATTACAAAGGCTTCCTGAACTAATTGAAAATGAAGGTTGCGGTGCGAAAGTGTCGCAGCCTTGATTTGTAAACAGGACTGTCTGAAAATCAGGCAGAAAACAGGAAAATGGAGGGTATGCTATGAGAATTATTATGTTGGGTGCACCAGGGGCAGGTAAAGGTACTCAGGCTAAGAAAATTGCGGCGAAATATGGGATTCCGCACATCTCCACAGGAGATATTTTCCGTGCCAACATCAAAAACGGTACCGAGCTTGGAAACAAAGCAAAAACTTACATGGATCAGGGACTTCTTGTTCCGGATGAACTGACCTGCGACCTTGTTGTTGACAGAATCCAGCAGGATGACGCACGGGAAGGGTATGTTCTGGATGGTTTCCCGAGAACAATTCCGCAGGCAGAATGTCTGACAGAGGCTCTGAACAAACTTGGAAGCAAAATTGACTATGCGATTGATGTGGATGTGCCGGATGATAACATCGTGAAACGTATGGGCGGACGCCGTGCATGTGTGAAATGTGGTGCAACTTATCACGTTGTATTTGCAGCACCGAAGACAGAGGGTGTATGCGATACCTGTGGTGACAAGCTTGTACTCCGTGAAGATGACAAGCCGGAAACAGTCCAGAAGCGTCTGAATGTTTATCATGAGCAGACACAGCCATTGATTGACTATTACACCACACAGGGTGTTTTGAAGACGGTAGACGGAACCAGGGATCTGAATGAGGTATTCCAGGAGATCGTTGACATCTTAGGAGAATAAGAATGTCCGTAACAATTAAGACACAGCATGAAATTGAACTTATGAGAGAAGCAGGCCATCTTCTTGAGAAGGTGCATGACGGTTTGATCCCTTACATCAAACCGGGTGTCAGCACCAAAGAGATTGATAAGATCGGGGAAGAAATGATCCGGTCTATGGGCTGTATTCCGAACTTTCTGAACTACGGAGGTTTTCCGGCTTCTTTCTGCATCAGCCTGAATGATGAGGTTGTGCATGGAATTCCATCCGAGGAGAAGATCATCCAGGACGGGGATCTGGTTAAGATCGACGCCGGCCTGATTTATAAGGGCTACCATTCTGACGCAGCACGTACCTATGCGGTAGGTGAAGTATCCAAAGAAGCACAGCAGCTCATTAAAGTTACAAGAGAGTGCTTTTTTGAAGGACTGAAAATGGCAAAAGCAGGAAATCATTTAAATGATATTTCCAAAGCCATCGGAGCCCACGCAGCGAAATACCGTTACGGTATTGTACGTGACCTTGTAGGACATGGAATCGGAACTCATCTTCATGAGGATCCGCAGATTCCAAACTTCCCGCAGAAGCGCAGGGGCATCAAGCTCCTTCCGGGAATGACCCTGGCCGTCGAGCCCATGATCAACCTTGGTCGTGCGGACGTGGCATGGCTGGACGATGAGTGGACAGTAGTAACCATGGATGGTTCACTTTCCGCCCATTATGAAAACACGATTCTCATCACTGATGGGGAACCAGAGATTCTGACGCTTACGAATCTGTAAGCAGCAATTGTTGTTATGACATAGGAGGTAAAAAATGTCAAAAGCAGATGTGATCGAAGTAGAAGGCACTGTTCTGGAGAAACTGCCTAACGCGATGTTTAAAGTAGAACTGGAAAACAAACATGTGGTACTTGCACATATCAGTGGCAAGCTCCGTATGAATTTTATCCGTATTCTCCCGGGAGATAAAGTAACGATCGAACTTTCTCCGTATGATCTTTCCAAGGGAAGAATCATCTGGAGAGATAAATAAGAAATATTGTAAAAGATGACCTGGTGGCGTTAAGCTGCCGGGTCTTTTTTTGCCTTTTCTGCAGAAAAAGAATCTGAAGTGGAGTTTATTACTCACATTTATTTCACGCTTTAAACATAAAGGGAACAGATTTTGCTGATATACGTCGGGAATGATAGAGAACTATCATTCCCGGCGTTTTTTATGCTACAGGAAAATATTCTGTGATGTTCCGATAACATCAGGCAGGATTCTTTATTATAAGAACAGATGCCGCATCATCCGATTCCGCCAAGTACAATTCCAAGAATCAGAACCAGAAAACAAACAGGAACATAAATATATTTACACACCGGATAAAAATATTTCGTGAACGGTTTCTCACGTCCTTTGCTGACCTGATTTTCCACATAGCTCCGGCCGAAGATCCAGAAGAACATGATCCCTGCAAGTCCTGCGCCGAGAGGACAGATATAGATGGAAAGCACATCCATCCAGTCAGAAACAATGCCCTGGATCAGCAGAGAAGCTACAACGCCGATCATTGCGATCACCATGCAGGAAGGAGTCCGGCCAAGACCTGTTTTTTCCTGGACTGTGGCAATGGGTGCTTCATAAAGGTTCATAAGCGAGGTCATACCTGCAAGGAATACAGCTACGAAAAAGATGATGGCAATGATCCGTCCGCCGGGCATGGTTTTGATCAGGTGCGGCAGGTAGATGAACAAAAGTCCGGGACCGCCCTGGTCAAGCTTGGCTCCGGTGGTCGCCATGGCCGGAATGATCACAAGAGCTGCCAGCATGGCGGCAATGGTATCAAAAAGAGCCACTCTTGCAGCAGAAGCCGGGATATCCTCACTGTCCGGAAGATAGGAACCGTAGATCAGGGTTCCGTTTCCGGCCACAGACAGGGAGAAAAATGCCTGCCCCAGTGCAAAGATCCAGGTGGAAGGCTTGGCCAGAACTTCCGGCTCCACGCGGAAGATATAGCGGTATCCTGCGTTTGAGCCCGGCTGAAACGCAACATAGATGCCAAGGATCACAAACAGGATAAAGAAAACAGGCATCATGATCTTGTTGGCCTTTTCGATACCACTTCCAACGCCGTACATCAGGATAAACATGCAGATCACAAGAGCAGCCAGCTGCCAGAGATTATTTCCCCAGGCAGAGGCCATACCTCCGAATTGAGATCCAAAGGACTCAATATCCGCAGGTGCCAGGGTAGATCCTGTAAAGGCTCCGATCATATATCGGAAGATCCATCCCATAACAACTGTATAGCCGATAGCCATAGCCAGTGCTCCGATCACAGGGATCCATCCGAGCAGTTCGCCAGGCTTTCGCTTTCCGCGGGTTTCACAGGCCATGCCGAAGGCGTCAATGGGCCCGGAACGTGTCCCACGGCCAAAGCTCATCTCACCGATCACTCCGGTAAAGCTGATCAGTGCTACGAAAATAAAATACGGGATCAGGAACGATCCCCCTCCATACAGGGAAACTCTGGTGGGAAACATCCAGATATTTCCCATTCCAACCGCAGACCCGATGCAGGCCAGAATGAATCCCCAGCGGCTGTTAAAAGATTCTCGTTTTTTCATATAAATAAAATATCCTCTCTCCATTTGATCGTTTCAGTATAACATAATTCCGGGAAATAGGAAACTGCAGCATCTATACAGATTCAGGTATCTATACAGATCCAGGCGGATATTTGTGAGCCACATTTGTTGCTGGCTTATAACTGTATAGCTGCGAAGCAGTTATGAGCTGATCTCATCGGCGCAGGGCATTATCATAAAATCGAAAATGATCCGGTCTGTGCCGTGACTGAGTATACTCAAACATCACGCCATCACTGTTATAAGTCTGGCTGGACACCACAGCCACGCAGTTATAATCTTTTACATTCAGATGAAGATATTTTTCATCAATTTCCGTAACCTTTTCCACAGTCATGGCCCGTTTGCTGTTGACAATGGTCATATGAAGCTCCTGTTCCAGGTATTCATAGATAGAATGGCTGGCGATCTCGGCAGTAAGGCCGGGAACGGATTCCTTCAGAAAATAATTATGGTTGATGATCAGTGGGATATCTTCAAGGTAATGGATACGCTGAATATAATATACTTTTGCACCAGCGGGAAATCCTGTGTAAGCAGACTGCTTTTTGCTGATACAAAGTTCTGTAAAGAGAGCCACCTCTGTATGGGCATTCTGACCGTTCCTTGCAGCAGATTCCTTGAAGGTTTCGATCTCTCCGATGGTGAAAGCAGTCTGCTCGTTTGGACGGTAGATATTGCGGACACCTTTTCCCTGCATGGTCTGTACATAGCCGTCACTGACAAGAAGACGGACTGCACGGCGCAGGGTATTGCGGGAACAGCCGTAAGTCTGGATCAGAGTGTTTTCGGAAGGCAGAAGTTCCTGATAGGCAAAGGTGTTGTCCTCTATTTTCATTTTCAGATCTTTATAAATATCTTCGTAAATACTTCTGGGCATTTCAATTCTCCATTCATGTTCGGTCAAAAATATATAGAGGGGTTCATGATTTCTAAAATAATTATAAAAGATTTTCCCGGCAAGCGCAATGTAAATACCGGAAAATGTTTAAACAAGTTACAAAACATATTGATATGTTATGAAGACAGTATGGGAAATATAGATGAAATCAATTTGCGGCTATTCAAAACCATGATACTGGATTTCGAACGCATATAAGCTGTAAGCTGCGCGTAAACAAAAAAGGAAATGTGACAGTGTAAAAACAGATCACATTTCCCCTTCTTTTATCAAAACTAAAATAAAGTCAGGCCTCTTTTTTCTTATAAGAAAGCTTCCTGAAGCTGCTGCAGGCAGAAGCAGTGCTTCGGGTAACTGCCGGTGTATCAGCAGTATTCCGGTCTGCACTGACCAGCCATACAGCATAGAAGGCAGGAACCAGACAGAGCCATACGCCTGAGAGACCGCAGGTCATATACAGGATCAGAGACAGAGCTGCACCTGTATGGAAAGAAAGCAGCGTCATTCCGTAGAATTTTGCTTTATCGCACTGTGCGTTGTCCTTTTTCATAAGAAACTGTGTGACAGCTGTGGTGAACTGACGGAGATTGTTGGTGGAAAAGATCGTTGAGCTGTTATATCCGCCGGGAGCCTTGAAGGTACACCACTGGAAAGGCATTGCAAAGAACACCGGATAAAGAGCAACAACCGGAGACATTCCGGAAGGAAAGAATCCCAGGAGCAGGATCGCAAAGATATCGATGCCGATACTGATAAAACGAAGATCTGTGGAAAAATGCTCCGGGATCCAGACTGTAAGGATCACGGCAGTCATATATATAAGAAGTGCGCCTATACGCAGCAGCATATCCGAAAAATCCCTGCCTATGAGATCACGAACAACACCAAGAAGGTTGGCTGTCTGGGCATTGCCAAAAAGATCAGCTCTTGACACAATGGCATAAAGCCCCAGGTATCCACCGATAAAAGATAAGGTGTAATGTATCAGAAAACGATACTTCATTTCCGTATGCATATGTAAAGATTCCTTTCATTAAAATAGGCAGATTCCATATGTCTGCCGGACTTTGCCACCCATTATAATACAGCCTGTAAAAAAAATCAAAAATTTTTTAAATTTTTTCTTGCATTTCAGGAAAACAGGTGTTAGTATATATTTCAAGCGCGCAAATACTGTGTATGAGTGCGCCTGTGAAACTGCAGATATGAGACTAATTTACGGAAGGAGGATTTCCAGTGAAAGTAAGATCATCTGTAAAGCCGATCTGCGAGAAGTGCAAGGTCATTAAGAGAAAGGGATCCATCAGAATCATCTGTGAGAACCCGAAGCACAAACAGCGTCAGGGTTGATTTCCATATCGGAACTTCTTTGGAATGTTTGTGAAACGTGCGGCTGCAGTATGAAACACCCGGCAGGGTTGTTCTGCTGAACAGATAATAAGCATGTATTGCCTAATACCGAGAGGCAACAGCGGTTAAGATCCGCAATTTCGGAAAGGCTGTGATTCGCCAATTACAGCTGGGTGTTTTACCGAGGCACCCCAATTAGGAAACTAGAAAAGAAAGCGGCAGGTCGATATGTCCCATTTCACCTTGCGAGAGCAAGTGACATACGATATGCGGAACTTTCAGAAACAGAAAATGGAGGAAACAGTACATGGCTCGTATAGCTGGTGTAGACTTACCAAGAGAGAAACGTATTGAAATCGGTCTTACCTACATTTATGGAATTGGTAGACCAAGCGCAGACAAAATTCTTGCTAAAGCAGAGGTTAATCCTGACACACGTGTCAGAGATCTGACTGATGATGAGGTTAAGAGACTGAGCGCTGTTATTGATGAGACAATGACAGTAGAAGGTGATCTGAGAAGGGAAATCGCCCTTAACATCAAGAGACTGCAGGAGATTGGATGCTACAGAGGTATCCGTCATCGTAAAGGACTCCCGGTTCGTGGTCAGAAGACTAAGACAAATGCGAGAACTCGCAAGGGACCGAAGAGAACTGTTGCAAACAAGAAGAAATAATTTATAGATATAACTAATTAATTTCAATAAAAGGAAAGTGTAGGTTAGTTTTAAAATGGCAAAAGTTACAAAGAAAACGACAAAACGTCGTGTCAAGAAAAACGTTGAACACGGACAGGCACACATTCAGTCTTCCTTCAACAATACAATCGTCACACTGACAGATAACGAAGGAAACGCTCTTTCATGGGCAAGTGCCGGTGGTCTTGGATTTAAAGGTTCAAGGAAATCTACCCCTTATGCAGCACAGATGGCAGCAGAGACTGCAACAAAGGCTGCTTTAATTCATGGATTAAAAACAGTAGACGTTATGGTAAAAGGCCCGGGCTCAGGCCGTGAAGCTGCAATCCGTGCGCTTCAGGCATGCGGACTTGAAGTAACCAGCATTCGTGACGTAACTCCGGTTCCTCACAACGGATGCCGTCCACCAAAACGCAGAAGAGTCTAATTAGGAGGTAGTTGAAATGGCAGTAAATAGAGTACCTGTTCTGAAAAGATGCAGATCCCTTGGCCTGGATCCGATTTACTTAGGAATTGATAAGAAGTCCACAAGACAGTTAAAACGTGCAAACCGCAAGGTGTCTGAGTATGGTCTTCAGTTAAAAGAGAAACAGAAAGCAAAATTTATCTACGGAGTTCTTGAGAAACCTTTCCGTAATTACTACAAGAAAGCCGACAGAATGCAGGGCCAGACAGGTGAGAACCTTATGGTTATGCTTGAGAGCAGACTTGACAACATCGTTTTCCGTATGGGATTTGCCAGAACAAGAAGAGAGGCTCGTCAGATCGTAGATCACAAGCACGTACTTGTTAACGGAAAATCTGTAAATATTCCGTCTTACCTGTGCAAAGCAGGAGACACAATTGAGATCAGAGAGAAGAGCAAAGGTTCTGAGAGATATAAAGGAATCCTTGAGATCACTGGCGGAAGACTTGTTCCGGAGTGGATCGACGTTGATCAGGAGAACCTGAAGGGTGTAGTTAAAGAGCTTCCTACAAGAGAGCAGATCGATGTTCCTGTAAACGAGATGCTTATCGTCGAGCTGTATTCTAAATAATTAATAACTGTTTACTGTGTCTACAGTTATAAAAATTGGTAATACCCTCGAATGTTGATTAACCCAGAAGGAGGGAACCTTATAGTGTTTGATTTCAATAAACCAAAAATCGAAATTACCGAAATATCCGAAGATAAGAAGTTTGGAAGATTCGTTGTAGAGCCTCTGGAAAGAGGTTATGGTACTACCCTTGGCAATTCTTTAAGAAGAATTATGCTGTCCTCCCTTCCGGGAGCTGCAGTAAGCCAGGTGAAGATCGATGGTGTACTTCATGAATTCAGCTCTATTCCGGGCGTGAAGGAAGATGTGACCGAGATCATCATGAATCTGAAATCTCTTGCCATCAAGAATCACAGCAGTGACAATGAGCCGAAGACCGCATACATTGAGTGTGAGGGAAAAGGTGTTGTTACAGCAGCTGATATCCAGGCAGATCAGGATATTGAGATCATGAACCCGGATCAGGTGATCGCAACCCTGAACGGTGGAAAAGACTGCAGACTGGCCATGGAGCTTACCATTACCAAGGGACGTGGCTATATCAGTGCAGACAAAGGCAAAACCGATGACATGCCGATCGGTATGATCGCAGTGGATGCGATCTACACACCGGTAGACAGAGTCAACATGATCGTAGAGAATACACGAGTTGGTCAGGTAACTGACTTCGACAAGCTTACACTGGATGTATATACCAATGGAACACTTGATCCGGATGAGGCAGTCAGCCTTGCAGCGAAGGTTCTCAGCGAGCATTTAAGTCTGTTCATTGATCTTTCCGAGAATGCTAAGACCGCAGAGGTTATGATCGAGAAAGAAGACAATGAGAAGGAAAAGGTTCTGGAGATGAGCATTGATGAGCTTGAGCTCTCTGTTCGTTCCTACAACTGCCTTAAGAGAGCCGGTATCAATACGGTTGAAGAATTATGCAACAAGACTTCTGACGATATGATGAAGGTTCGTAATCTGGGCCGCAAATCCTTAGAGGAAGTACTTGCAAAACTCAAAGAGCTGGGACTTCAGCTCCAGCCTACCGAGGAATAATCCGGAAACAGAGTAATGAGTGGGGTGTCAGCAGCAGGGCAGTAAGACCGAACAAGCATGTCCTGGTGTCCCACAGATGGAGGATAATAAAATGGCAAAATATAGAAAATTAAGCAGAACATCTAACCAGAGAAAAGCACTTCTCAGAAATCAGGTTACAAACCTTCTTTATCACGGAAAGATCGTGACAACAGAAGCTAAGGCTAAAGAGATCCGTAAGATCGCTGAGGGACTTATTGCTATGGCTGTACGTGAGAAAGACAATTTCGAAACAGTTACAGTAACAGCTAAGGTTGCTCGTAAAGATGCTGACGGAAAACGTGTAAAAGAAGTTGTAGACGGTAAGAAGAAAACAGTTTACGACGAAGTTCAGAAAGAGATCAAGAAAGATGCTTCTTCCAGACTTCATGCACGTCGTGAGATGATGAAAGTTTTCTATCCTGTAACAGATGTTCCTGCTAAGGGCGCTGGCAGAAAGAAAAACACAAAAGAAGTTGACATGGTTGACAAGATGTTCAGCGAGATCGCTCCGAAATACGCAGATCGTAACGGTGGTTACACAAGAATCGTTAAGATCGGACAGCGTAAGGGCGATGCAGCTATGGAAGTTCTTATCGAGCTTGTATAATTTACTTCTGACCGATTTAAAGGACATTTGCAGAAATGCAAATGTCCTTTTTTTATATTCCAAAAAGTTTGAAAAAATGCATAAATGGTGGATTTTCGACCATAAATTACATGAAGATACCATAATTTGAATAACAAATCATGGTATAATATATAGAACAAAAGGTAACAATGATGGAGTAAAAGGGGATACATATATATGACGATGATGACCATTGCCATTTGTGACGACATGCAGGTGGATGCAAGAAGACTTCACAAACAGCTTGAGCGGATCGTTCCAGGGTCAGAAATTCGGATATTTAAAAGCGGCGAGCTTTTACTGGAAGAATTGGAAAAGAAAAGGAAACCTTATGATGCAATCTTTGTGAACATTGATTCAAAGAAAGTAGACGGACTGGAAACAATACGGAAGATACGGGAAAAAGAAATGTCAATGGCAGTGCTTTTTATGAGCAGAAGCGATGAATATTACAGAGAGGCTTTTGACCTGTTTGCATATAACTATTTACTGAAACCTGTAACCGAAGAAACTTTGGAATATGTAATGAAACCACTGAAGAAGCTACTTTGCAACGGAAGTGATGATCGGGTGATCCATTTTCAGTATCGCGCCCGTGTGTATACGGTGCGGTACAGTCAGGTGAGTTATATTACCAGCAGTCTTCATATCGTGAATTTCCATAAGACAGACGGAAGCATACTTCAGTGCCGAGGTAAGTTGAAAGATTTTGAAAAACAGCTTGATGACAGTACATTTTTGCGGTGTCATCAGAGTTTTATAGTAAATATGGAACGGGTCACAGGAGCTGAAAATGACAGCTTTCATATTGGCGAGCATGTAATACCGATCTCTCGATCCTATAACCGGAATGCACACGAGAAATATGATGAATATCTGAGACTTCAGCAGGAATATGACGAGGAAGAAGAGGATTAACTTGATTATTATCCTTTTTTAGCGTACAATCGGTAATGTACGAAATACGACTACACGTATGCGAAAGGATGATAAACATGGTCGGTGGGACTTTTGGTATTACCGGACAGAAACAATATAGGAATGATTTGGGACAGTTTCCCGGATATGATAAATTTGCAGAAGATAAAAAGGAAAGCAGAGAGGAACTGTTTTCCTTTACGTCTTGTGCATTTTTTTGTTGCCTGAGATGATGCGACGTTTTATACTGACATTGGAAATACTGTTTGTATCGCTTTTTCTTCTGGGAGGAAATTTTCCGGAAACAGAAGCTGCCCGGAATACATCAGGAGGATTTAGCTGGAAGGACCACAGGACCATTGCACATGCTCTGGGAGGTATGGACGGAAAGGATTACCTGAATTCCAGAGAGGGATTTCTGTTCATGTATGAACAGGGAGTACGTCTTTTTGAATTGGATCTTTCCAGGACATCAGATGGAGTATGGGTCTGCAGGCATAACTGGAACGATTCCATGGGACAGTGGGATGGCAACGGAAAAAAAGTCCTTACAGAAAAGGAATTCAGACAAAGTAAAATATATGGGAAATACACCCCCATGACACTGGAGGATTTTTTTCTTCTTCTGAAAGATTATCCGGATGCATATGTGCTGATCGATTCCAAACAGTATTCTCTTCGCAATTATCAGAGAACGCTGGAGGATTACAGTGATTATGTGGAAATCGCCAGGAATGCAGGTGCCGGTGAGACGCTGGATCAGATCATTCCGGAAATCTACAATGAAGCAATGTTTCCCGGGACGGCCATGATCTATTCCTTTCCTTCCTATGTATACTCACTGTGGCAGGAGTATTCTGTGGAAGAGCTGGAGCATATTGCATCCTTCTGTAAAGAAAAGGGAATTCCGGCAGCAACAGTATACTGGGAGTACTGGTCAGAAGAAACGGAGAAGATCTTCGAAAAAAATGGGATCAGTCTGTATGTTTATACGGTCAATGACCGTGACCAGGCCAGAAGGTATATTTCACAGGGCGCAGAAGGAATCTGTACCGATTTCCTGACAGCGGAAGATCTGTGGTAAGAGAAATAAAAACAAAGGAATCAGAAGATTATGAAAATAAGAACAACTATTGCTGTGATGGCAGCAAAGATCACAGGACATGTCTGTAAGCTTATGGGCC from Blautia sp. SC05B48 encodes:
- the rplQ gene encoding 50S ribosomal protein L17, which translates into the protein MAKYRKLSRTSNQRKALLRNQVTNLLYHGKIVTTEAKAKEIRKIAEGLIAMAVREKDNFETVTVTAKVARKDADGKRVKEVVDGKKKTVYDEVQKEIKKDASSRLHARREMMKVFYPVTDVPAKGAGRKKNTKEVDMVDKMFSEIAPKYADRNGGYTRIVKIGQRKGDAAMEVLIELV
- a CDS encoding phosphatidylinositol-specific phospholipase C/glycerophosphodiester phosphodiesterase family protein, which codes for MDGKDYLNSREGFLFMYEQGVRLFELDLSRTSDGVWVCRHNWNDSMGQWDGNGKKVLTEKEFRQSKIYGKYTPMTLEDFFLLLKDYPDAYVLIDSKQYSLRNYQRTLEDYSDYVEIARNAGAGETLDQIIPEIYNEAMFPGTAMIYSFPSYVYSLWQEYSVEELEHIASFCKEKGIPAATVYWEYWSEETEKIFEKNGISLYVYTVNDRDQARRYISQGAEGICTDFLTAEDLW
- a CDS encoding LytR/AlgR family response regulator transcription factor; translated protein: MTMMTIAICDDMQVDARRLHKQLERIVPGSEIRIFKSGELLLEELEKKRKPYDAIFVNIDSKKVDGLETIRKIREKEMSMAVLFMSRSDEYYREAFDLFAYNYLLKPVTEETLEYVMKPLKKLLCNGSDDRVIHFQYRARVYTVRYSQVSYITSSLHIVNFHKTDGSILQCRGKLKDFEKQLDDSTFLRCHQSFIVNMERVTGAENDSFHIGEHVIPISRSYNRNAHEKYDEYLRLQQEYDEEEED